A section of the Roseivirga sp. BDSF3-8 genome encodes:
- a CDS encoding tetratricopeptide repeat protein, whose translation MPTSIRMLIKIWFILCFHSGLYSPVVASSATVDSLQAELSKNLSTTERINVLNDLAYELSDSLPDEAFSYAEEALTLSEDINNDSTAATALVRMGTIKEYTGDNVVAADYLERALQLETDLDHEYGIARASAFLCKVYNNLGMTAEAISACEESIRVFKSLHKYQYVSGSYQDLFNVYKQSGDLQKALETLNQKLGIDSLHGISESMLGTMESFGQIYRRMGSYDVALSNYYSALQAWLNKGDSSKIGGIYVNIGNIYYDLNKQDSATYYFLLSLSIKQKHNPPHTFAENYNNLAAVYNRQLQFDSADYYYRKSIAINTETGNADELARTYYNLGNNFKDQEQYDSAKVYYRRAEKLTPSTILLMDTYYNLYEVYFEFGQYDSANLYHNRHIAVRDSLDHIAREAVRLRDNYEREKLRSASMQADLLRSENENLNKSMTVTILIISLLLLAVIFFAVLKYYQQRKRAQIAAKDAEINKQKVDQLLKTVENKEMSAILRGQETERKRIAQDLHDRLGSMLAMVKIHFKTVEDNLETIKEENKRQYQKANSLLDEACEEVRKISHDMASGVLQKFGLTTALNNLKGSVNETGQLKINLLTFGMEDERLDYRKEINIYRIIQELLSNTLKHAHAKEMTIQLIRKDQNLNILVEDDGTGFNPGKMKPEGMGLKNIQTRVESLNGTLEIDSGKGSGTTTTIDIPLDQ comes from the coding sequence ATGCCTACTTCAATACGAATGCTCATAAAGATTTGGTTCATCCTATGCTTTCATTCCGGGCTATACTCTCCAGTAGTGGCAAGTAGCGCTACGGTTGATAGTCTACAAGCTGAACTTTCCAAAAACCTATCCACTACAGAGCGGATAAATGTATTGAACGACCTGGCCTATGAACTGTCTGACAGTTTGCCGGATGAAGCCTTTAGTTATGCAGAGGAAGCACTAACCTTATCAGAAGATATAAATAATGATAGTACAGCAGCCACAGCCCTGGTAAGAATGGGAACAATCAAAGAATATACCGGAGATAATGTGGTAGCAGCCGACTACCTGGAGCGGGCCCTGCAGTTAGAGACTGACCTGGACCATGAGTACGGTATCGCCCGGGCTTCTGCATTTTTGTGTAAAGTATACAATAACCTGGGCATGACAGCCGAGGCTATTTCTGCATGTGAAGAAAGCATTAGAGTATTTAAATCATTACATAAGTATCAATATGTAAGTGGGAGCTACCAGGACTTATTTAATGTATACAAACAAAGCGGTGACTTGCAAAAAGCCCTGGAAACACTTAATCAAAAACTGGGCATCGACTCACTGCATGGTATAAGTGAAAGCATGCTGGGCACTATGGAGTCTTTTGGTCAGATATATAGAAGGATGGGTAGCTACGATGTGGCATTATCAAATTACTACAGCGCACTTCAGGCCTGGTTGAATAAGGGTGACAGCTCAAAAATAGGCGGGATATATGTAAATATTGGTAATATTTACTACGACCTCAACAAACAGGACTCAGCCACTTATTACTTTCTACTCTCTTTATCAATAAAACAAAAGCACAACCCGCCTCACACTTTTGCAGAAAACTATAATAACCTGGCAGCAGTGTATAACAGGCAACTTCAGTTTGACTCCGCTGACTACTACTACCGTAAAAGTATAGCCATAAATACAGAAACGGGAAATGCCGACGAACTGGCAAGAACTTACTATAACCTGGGCAACAACTTTAAAGACCAGGAGCAGTACGACTCGGCCAAAGTCTATTATAGAAGGGCTGAGAAACTAACGCCTAGCACTATTCTGCTAATGGACACCTACTATAATCTGTATGAAGTGTATTTTGAGTTTGGCCAGTATGACAGTGCCAACCTATACCACAATAGACACATAGCCGTACGCGATAGCCTGGACCACATAGCCCGCGAGGCCGTACGCCTCAGGGATAACTACGAAAGAGAAAAACTAAGATCCGCTTCTATGCAGGCTGACTTACTGCGAAGTGAGAACGAGAACCTAAATAAGAGCATGACAGTAACAATACTCATCATCAGCCTGCTCCTGCTGGCGGTGATTTTTTTTGCCGTACTAAAATACTATCAGCAACGTAAAAGAGCGCAGATAGCCGCTAAGGATGCCGAAATAAATAAGCAGAAGGTAGACCAGCTACTAAAAACAGTAGAGAACAAAGAAATGTCTGCCATACTACGCGGCCAGGAGACAGAACGTAAGCGTATCGCACAGGACCTGCACGACCGCCTCGGCAGTATGCTGGCCATGGTGAAGATCCACTTTAAAACCGTGGAAGATAACCTGGAAACCATCAAGGAAGAGAACAAAAGACAGTATCAAAAGGCCAATTCACTACTGGATGAAGCCTGCGAAGAGGTACGGAAAATCTCCCATGACATGGCCTCGGGCGTATTGCAAAAGTTTGGCCTTACCACAGCACTAAACAATCTGAAGGGTTCAGTAAATGAAACGGGCCAGTTAAAGATCAACCTGCTCACCTTTGGAATGGAAGACGAAAGGCTGGACTACCGGAAGGAAATTAACATCTACCGGATCATACAGGAGCTGCTGAGCAATACACTTAAGCATGCGCATGCAAAGGAGATGACCATCCAGCTTATACGCAAAGACCAAAACCTCAATATACTGGTAGAAGATGACGGGACAGGCTTTAACCCCGGAAAAATGAAACCAGAGGGAATGGGGCTTAAAAACATACAAACGCGAGTCGAAAGCCTGAACGGCACCCTTGAAATAGACAGCGGAAAAGGATCAGGCACCACTACTACCATTGACATACCCTTAGACCAATAG
- a CDS encoding response regulator, translated as MKKINVLIADDHQIVLDGLTLLLQNEEDIHIVDVVADGSLALKVMEYEKVDVAVIDISMPGLDGVETTKAIKEKYPETAVLILTMHNEGGYITELIKTGASGYILKNRGKEELVDAIHKVAAGGQFFSESVTQTLIADIKNGEAAKKKNNMIQLTRREKEVLKHISRGLTSPQIAEVLFIAPSTVETHRRNLIDKIGVPNSKGLVRYAIKNGYSD; from the coding sequence ATGAAAAAGATAAATGTACTCATAGCAGATGACCACCAGATAGTGCTTGATGGCCTTACCTTGCTTCTGCAGAATGAAGAAGATATACATATAGTAGATGTGGTGGCAGATGGTAGCCTGGCACTGAAGGTGATGGAATATGAAAAAGTAGATGTAGCCGTCATCGATATCAGCATGCCCGGACTGGATGGTGTGGAAACCACAAAGGCTATAAAAGAAAAATACCCGGAGACCGCAGTACTCATTCTGACCATGCATAATGAGGGCGGTTACATTACAGAACTAATAAAAACAGGTGCTTCCGGATATATACTCAAAAACAGAGGGAAGGAAGAGCTGGTGGATGCGATACATAAAGTGGCAGCCGGGGGGCAGTTTTTCAGTGAGTCTGTCACGCAAACCCTTATAGCCGACATTAAAAATGGGGAGGCTGCGAAAAAAAAGAACAACATGATCCAGCTGACCCGCCGTGAAAAAGAGGTACTGAAGCATATATCCAGGGGGCTTACCTCTCCCCAGATAGCAGAAGTGCTGTTTATAGCCCCAAGCACGGTAGAGACCCATCGCCGTAACCTGATAGATAAAATAGGTGTGCCTAACTCAAAGGGACTGGTTCGCTACGCCATCAAAAATGGCTATAGCGATTAA